Proteins encoded within one genomic window of Triticum aestivum cultivar Chinese Spring chromosome 2D, IWGSC CS RefSeq v2.1, whole genome shotgun sequence:
- the LOC123053083 gene encoding 40S ribosomal protein S8 has product MGISRDSMHKRRATGGKQKAWRKKRKYELGRQPANTKLSSNKTVRRVRVRGGNVKWRALRLDTGNFSWGSEAVTRKTRLLDVVYNSSNNELVRTQTLVKNAIVQVDAAPFKQWYLTHYGVEIGRKKKAAAAAKKEAAEGQEAEVAAAATEEAKKSNNVQRKLEKRQQGRTLDSHIEEQFSGGRLLACISSRPGQCGRADGYILEGKELEFYMRKLQKKKGKGATA; this is encoded by the exons ATGG GTATCTCGCGTGACTCCATGCACAAGCGCCGGGCCACCGGTGGGAAGCAGAAGGCTTGGAGGAAGAAGCGAAA GTATGAGCTCGGCCGCCAGCCAGCCAACACTAAGCTTTCGAGCAACAAGACAGTGAGGAGGGTCCGTGTTCGCGGAGGTAACGTGAAGTGGAGGGCTCTCCGTCTTGACACTGGTAACTTCTCATGGGGTAGTGAGGCTGTGACCCGCAAGACCCGTCTCCTGGATGTGGTTTACAATTCGTCGAACAATGAGCTTGTGAGGACTCAGACCCTTGTCAAGAATGCCATTGTGCAAGTTGATGCAGCCCCTTTCAAACAGTGGTACCTGACTCATTATGGAGTTGAAATCGGTAGGAAGAAGAAAGCTGCTGCAGCTGCCAAGAAGGAAGCTGCTGAG GGACAAGAGGCTGAGGTTGCTGCTGCTGCCACAGAGGAAGCAAAGAAGAGCAACAATGTCCAGAGGAAGCTTGAGAAGCGCCAGCAGGGACGTACACTGGACTCGCACATTGAGGAGCAGTTCAGTGGTGGAAGGCTGCTGGCCTGCATTTCGTCTCGCCCTGGACAGTGTGGCAGAGCTGATGG GTACATCCTGGAGGGCAAGGAGCTGGAGTTCTACATGAGGAAGCTccagaagaagaagggcaagggtgcCACAGCTTAG